In the genome of Candidatus Atribacteria bacterium, one region contains:
- a CDS encoding Na/Pi cotransporter family protein, which translates to MFFILTGLIGGLALFLYGMQMTSEGLKNTFGNQLKQILSTLSKNKFIALLSGIILTFTIQSSTAASTLLVSLVNTGIMSLSQTLAILLGTSMGTTLTTQIIAFKVSDYALLIIVLGFGLKLLGKKRKQRFIGNILLGVGFIFLGMKVMSESVSPLKDHILFKEILINLEHVPLLALLASAVFTGLIQSSTATMGLTISLAMQGLISLNLAVPIILGSHLGSCSTVLFAGIGASKSAKRVTLANLLFKLVGVIIFFFLVPSIIFLVQKSSVNFPRQIANAHAIIIVGNALLFLPFTERFAKFLEKIIPKTEEAESLQKPKFLDSGALNTPEIAFYLASKEVLRISNAVEEMVLDIMQVFTNNDEKLLDKISTQDMIVDNLSREITRYLTKTSFETLSEGHSKEVFRLLYIVDDLEHIGDLIDKNLIPLIEKKIDQSLVFSEKGTEEIKNMHKDVYNNLRNAIGAFALQDQRMAQKVIDQKEYIDSLEITLRKTHINRLNVGIELSQKTSGVHLDLINVLKRINDHSFSIARAVVGEI; encoded by the coding sequence ATGTTTTTTATTCTAACCGGCCTAATTGGCGGTCTTGCTCTGTTTTTATATGGAATGCAAATGACCAGTGAAGGCCTAAAAAATACCTTTGGTAATCAATTAAAACAGATTCTAAGCACTCTATCCAAGAATAAATTTATCGCATTATTATCGGGCATTATCCTTACCTTTACTATTCAAAGCAGTACAGCCGCTTCTACTCTATTAGTAAGTCTGGTAAATACCGGAATTATGAGTTTAAGTCAAACTCTGGCTATTTTGCTGGGAACTAGCATGGGAACAACCCTTACCACTCAGATAATAGCCTTTAAAGTATCCGATTACGCCCTTTTAATAATTGTTTTAGGATTTGGTCTAAAGCTTTTAGGAAAAAAAAGAAAACAGAGATTTATAGGAAATATCCTGCTGGGGGTAGGTTTCATCTTTTTAGGAATGAAGGTAATGTCCGAATCAGTTTCCCCTCTCAAAGATCATATTCTCTTTAAAGAAATTTTAATTAATTTAGAACATGTTCCTTTATTGGCTCTGCTCGCCTCTGCCGTATTTACCGGTTTAATCCAAAGCAGTACGGCTACCATGGGTTTAACCATTTCCCTGGCTATGCAAGGTTTAATTTCATTAAACCTGGCAGTTCCTATAATCTTGGGATCGCATTTAGGTTCCTGTTCCACCGTTCTTTTTGCAGGCATTGGAGCCTCCAAAAGCGCAAAAAGGGTAACCTTGGCAAATTTATTATTTAAACTGGTAGGAGTTATTATATTTTTCTTTCTTGTTCCTTCAATAATTTTTTTAGTGCAGAAATCTTCGGTAAACTTTCCCCGACAAATTGCTAATGCTCATGCCATAATCATTGTAGGCAATGCTTTGCTTTTCCTTCCTTTTACGGAAAGATTTGCCAAATTTTTAGAGAAGATTATCCCCAAAACAGAAGAAGCGGAGTCCTTACAAAAACCAAAATTCTTGGATTCGGGTGCTCTTAACACCCCGGAGATAGCCTTCTATCTGGCCAGCAAAGAGGTATTAAGAATTTCTAATGCTGTAGAAGAGATGGTATTAGATATTATGCAAGTCTTTACTAATAATGATGAAAAACTGCTGGATAAAATAAGCACACAAGATATGATTGTAGATAATCTCTCCCGAGAAATAACCCGGTATTTAACCAAGACAAGCTTTGAAACCCTTTCTGAAGGACATTCTAAAGAGGTATTTAGATTATTGTATATTGTCGATGATCTGGAACATATAGGAGACTTGATCGATAAAAATTTGATTCCCTTGATAGAAAAAAAGATAGACCAAAGCCTGGTGTTTTCCGAAAAGGGAACAGAAGAGATTAAAAATATGCATAAGGACGTTTATAATAATCTTCGAAATGCCATCGGGGCTTTTGCTCTCCAGGATCAAAGAATGGCTCAAAAAGTAATCGATCAAAAAGAATACATCGATTCCCTGGAAATAACCTTGCGCAAGACTCATATCAACCGATTAAATGTAGGAATAGAGCTTTCTCAAAAGACAAGTGGTGTTCATTTGGACCTGATTAATGTCTTAAAAAGAATAAATGATCATTCTTTCTCAATCGCCCGAGCGGTAGTAGGAGAGATATAA